One region of Chloroflexota bacterium genomic DNA includes:
- a CDS encoding citryl-CoA lyase: MDRGALTKSEPCAWHTAITTTDDASTWFRGYDVTELMMHYSFADVVFLLHQGELPSPVVQRLLNAILVAGADHGVDSPSALAARTVASGNRRSLEAALAAGVLAIGDAHGGAGAECMEMIAHGVALAQRETLSIEDAAARIVAEVKLSGRRLPGLGLRAQKTEARAATLFRMAVEARVASNGVTFMRALERQAREHIAYLPINVDGAMAAVLYDLGFPPPFAKTIFIIAHVAGLSAQVMEEYTREQPLRVRIPVEYDGPKPRAVPK; this comes from the coding sequence ATGGATAGAGGCGCGCTAACAAAATCAGAGCCGTGCGCGTGGCACACGGCGATCACGACCACCGACGACGCGAGCACCTGGTTTCGCGGCTACGACGTCACGGAACTGATGATGCACTATTCGTTTGCGGATGTGGTCTTTCTTTTGCATCAAGGCGAATTGCCCTCGCCGGTCGTGCAACGATTGCTTAATGCCATTCTGGTTGCGGGCGCAGACCACGGTGTGGACTCGCCGTCCGCGCTCGCGGCGCGCACCGTCGCCAGCGGCAACCGGCGCAGTCTCGAAGCGGCGCTTGCCGCCGGCGTACTTGCCATCGGCGACGCGCACGGCGGCGCGGGCGCGGAATGTATGGAAATGATCGCGCACGGCGTGGCGCTGGCGCAGCGCGAGACCCTGTCCATCGAAGACGCCGCCGCGCGCATCGTCGCGGAAGTCAAACTGTCCGGGCGACGGTTGCCGGGATTGGGCTTGCGCGCGCAAAAAACCGAAGCGCGCGCGGCGACGCTGTTTCGCATGGCGGTGGAGGCGCGCGTAGCAAGCAACGGTGTCACCTTTATGCGCGCGCTCGAACGTCAAGCGCGCGAGCATATCGCGTATTTGCCGATCAATGTGGACGGCGCGATGGCAGCCGTACTCTACGACCTGGGATTTCCGCCGCCCTTTGCCAAAACGATTTTCATCATCGCGCACGTCGCCGGGTTGAGCGCGCAGGTGATGGAAGAGTACACGCGCGAGCAACCTTTGCGAGTCCGCATCCCCGTTGAGTACGATGGACCCAAGCCGCGCGCCGTCCCGAAATGA
- a CDS encoding tripartite tricarboxylate transporter permease encodes MGFGVAVTPMNLVLAFVGVFLGTIIGVLPGIGPMTGIALLIPITFGLTPTSAIILMAGIYYGAMYGGSTTSILVNAPGESSSVVTCFDGYQMAKKGRAGPALAAAAIGSFIAGTFATLMLMLVGPWVAGFALNFGPPEYFSLMFAGLTVVTSLAGRSLVKALLSTTIGLAIATIGIDLQSGVARYTFKNPELLDGLEFLVVAIGLFALSEVIVNLSNMRQAVQERLSIKGGLWLTKEDWKRATPAFIRGTLSGFFVGGIAGAGAAVASFVSYGLEKKMSKHKDELGEGAIEGVAGPEAANNAAAGGAMIHLLCLGIPGSGTTAIMLGALLMIGLQPGPLLFQQNPQFVWGLIASMYIGNVMLLVLNLPLVGMWVKILDIPLYLLMVFIILFSFLGVYTMNNSVQDLFLMVGFGVIGYLLRRLDIPAAPIILGMVLGDLMEQAMRQSLMISDGSLAIFVTRPISLFLLLLAVVSITNPYWKYIGIGLNKLLKRNATPA; translated from the coding sequence ATGGGATTTGGCGTCGCCGTCACACCGATGAACCTGGTGCTCGCCTTTGTTGGCGTGTTCCTCGGCACGATTATCGGCGTGTTGCCCGGCATCGGTCCCATGACCGGCATCGCGTTGCTAATTCCGATCACGTTCGGACTCACACCGACCTCCGCGATCATCTTGATGGCGGGCATCTATTACGGCGCGATGTACGGCGGCTCGACCACTTCGATTTTAGTGAACGCGCCCGGCGAATCGTCATCGGTGGTGACTTGCTTCGACGGCTACCAGATGGCGAAGAAGGGTCGCGCGGGTCCCGCGCTTGCCGCCGCCGCCATCGGCTCATTCATCGCCGGGACGTTTGCGACCTTGATGTTGATGCTCGTGGGACCCTGGGTCGCCGGGTTCGCGCTAAACTTTGGTCCTCCCGAATATTTTTCGTTGATGTTTGCCGGCTTGACGGTGGTGACGAGTCTCGCCGGGCGTTCGCTCGTCAAGGCGCTACTCTCGACTACGATCGGTCTCGCGATTGCGACCATCGGCATTGACTTGCAGAGCGGTGTGGCGCGGTACACCTTCAAAAATCCCGAACTCTTGGATGGTCTCGAATTTTTGGTGGTGGCGATTGGTTTGTTCGCCTTGTCCGAAGTCATCGTCAATTTGTCTAATATGCGTCAAGCCGTGCAGGAACGCTTGAGTATCAAGGGCGGCTTGTGGCTAACGAAAGAGGATTGGAAGCGTGCGACCCCGGCATTTATTCGCGGCACGCTGTCCGGCTTTTTCGTCGGCGGCATCGCGGGCGCGGGCGCGGCGGTTGCGAGTTTCGTCTCGTACGGTTTGGAAAAGAAAATGTCCAAGCACAAAGACGAACTAGGCGAGGGCGCGATTGAAGGCGTCGCGGGTCCTGAAGCGGCGAACAACGCCGCGGCGGGCGGCGCGATGATCCACCTGCTCTGCCTCGGCATCCCAGGGAGTGGCACGACCGCGATCATGCTCGGCGCATTGTTGATGATCGGTTTGCAGCCGGGTCCGTTGCTGTTTCAGCAGAACCCCCAATTCGTTTGGGGCTTGATCGCGAGTATGTACATCGGCAACGTCATGCTTCTCGTGCTCAATCTACCCTTAGTTGGAATGTGGGTCAAGATTCTCGACATCCCACTCTACTTGTTGATGGTGTTCATTATCTTATTCTCGTTCCTCGGCGTGTACACGATGAACAACAGCGTCCAGGATTTGTTCTTGATGGTCGGCTTTGGCGTGATCGGCTATCTTTTGCGCCGACTCGATATTCCAGCCGCGCCGATCATTCTCGGTATGGTGTTGGGCGATTTGATGGAACAAGCCATGCGTCAATCGCTGATGATCTCCGATGGCAGTCTGGCGATTTTTGTCACGCGTCCGATCTCCTTGTTCTTGTTGTTGCTCGCGGTCGTTTCGATCACGAATCCGTACTGGAAGTACATCGGCATTGGCTTGAACAAACTGCTCAAACGGAATGCAACGCCGGCGTAG
- a CDS encoding tripartite tricarboxylate transporter TctB family protein yields MKEERIASVALLLIAVTYLGMAFFTIGVPASRQSLGPEAFPKAIGILMIILSALYMMQSFRGVSKEDEARAAAIGADEKLSSYVDFKTVGIMLGLMLVYAFIFERLGYPISTFLVFMAGVLVLDRRHLVRDTLVAACVSFGLYFAFSYLLRVQLPAGPLAWLGW; encoded by the coding sequence ATGAAAGAAGAGCGTATCGCGAGTGTGGCGTTATTGCTGATTGCCGTCACGTATCTCGGCATGGCATTCTTTACGATTGGCGTTCCCGCGTCCAGGCAATCGCTCGGTCCCGAGGCGTTCCCCAAAGCGATTGGGATATTGATGATCATCCTTTCCGCGTTGTACATGATGCAATCATTTCGTGGCGTGAGCAAGGAAGACGAAGCGCGCGCCGCCGCCATTGGCGCGGATGAAAAATTGAGCAGTTATGTGGATTTTAAAACCGTGGGGATCATGCTGGGATTGATGCTGGTGTATGCCTTCATCTTCGAGCGGTTGGGCTATCCCATTTCCACATTCCTGGTATTTATGGCGGGAGTTCTTGTCCTCGACCGCCGTCACCTTGTCCGCGATACCCTCGTTGCCGCGTGCGTCAGCTTCGGACTCTACTTTGCCTTCAGCTATCTATTGCGGGTCCAGTTACCCGCCGGTCCGCTCGCCTGGTTGGGCTGGTGA